CGCAACCAGATGACACGGCCTTGCCGACGGACTGCCAATCGGGCGTGCCATGGATGCGATAGAGGGTGTCGCGGCCATTCTGGAAGATATACAGCGCCCGCGCGCCAAGCGGATTGCGCAGGCCCGGCTCCAGCCCGCCTTGCGCGGCGGCAAACTGGCGCATATCGGGCTGGCGCTCGACCATGTCGTCGCTTGGCGTCCAGCGCGGCCAGGTCTTCTTGAACTGGAGAACGCCCCGGCCCTGCCAGGCAAAACCCTGCTTGCCGAGGCCAACGCCATAGCGCATCGCCCGGCCATTGGCCTCAACCAGATAGAGATAATGCGCCTTGGTATCGACCACGATGGTGCCGGGCCGTTCCGTGGTCGGATAATCAACCTCCTGCCGCAGGAAGCGCTTGTCCACCCGGTCGAGCGGAATAGCAGTCAGTGTATGACCGTCATCGCTCATCTGCCCGTAAATCGCCTTCTGCATCGGCGTGGCAAAGGGCGAAACATAGGGCTCGGCTGCCGGCATGCCATAGGTCTGGTGGAAAGGTGTCTTGAACAGGCCGAGGAATTTATTGGGCTTTTCCGTCGGCGGTGCGGCCATCGGCTGGTTCCAGGTCGGCGCGGTCTGGGCGGCAAACACTTCCGTATTCATCCGCTGCGTATCCGTCACGAAATAGCAACCGCCAAGCACAGACAGCGACAGGCAGCCAAACCCTGCCAACAGGGCGCGAGCGACACGGGAAAACGGGCGGACAAAAACAGTGGACGACATTGCGC
This region of Agrobacterium vitis genomic DNA includes:
- a CDS encoding L,D-transpeptidase; this encodes MSSTVFVRPFSRVARALLAGFGCLSLSVLGGCYFVTDTQRMNTEVFAAQTAPTWNQPMAAPPTEKPNKFLGLFKTPFHQTYGMPAAEPYVSPFATPMQKAIYGQMSDDGHTLTAIPLDRVDKRFLRQEVDYPTTERPGTIVVDTKAHYLYLVEANGRAMRYGVGLGKQGFAWQGRGVLQFKKTWPRWTPSDDMVERQPDMRQFAAAQGGLEPGLRNPLGARALYIFQNGRDTLYRIHGTPDWQSVGKAVSSGCVRMFNQDVIDLYSRVRDKAEIVVM